AGCGTGGCGCGCTGCAGGTCGCCGGCGGCGCGCTCGACCTCCTGGGTTGCGGCCTCGACCTCGGGCGACCAGTTTGGATTTCTGGCGATGGCGTTCGCCAGCTTTCCGTTCGCCGCCCGCAACCGCATCTCGATCTCCCGACGGCGCTGGGCAAATGCCTCTTCTTTCAGTTCGAGAATTTCGCGCTCGTTGGCGTCGAGCGGCACGGCTTCGTGCAGCATTTCATGCAAGTCGGTGTGCCGTTCATGCGAGGAACGCGTGACATAGACACCTGCAATCGCCACGGAAATGCCGACTAGCGCGCCAACCAGCGTGGAAATGGACAGGCGTCGGGTTCGCGGCGTCATCATTCGCCGATCAGCAGGCCGAACGGCGATGCGGCAGACGGCGTTGCCACCCAGGTCGGTCCAGTCCTGACCA
This Cupriavidus nantongensis DNA region includes the following protein-coding sequences:
- a CDS encoding periplasmic heavy metal sensor, with protein sequence MMTPRTRRLSISTLVGALVGISVAIAGVYVTRSSHERHTDLHEMLHEAVPLDANEREILELKEEAFAQRRREIEMRLRAANGKLANAIARNPNWSPEVEAATQEVERAAGDLQRATLVHVFEMRAGLKPEHRPAYDRVLVDALRRGSQ